Below is a window of Shinella sp. PSBB067 DNA.
TTGGGGCAAGGCCCCGGAAGGAACGACCATGTCCGGCCAGTCCAGTAACAGCAGGCACGTCAAGGTGCTGATCATCGGCTCCGGCCCCGCCGGCTACACCGCCGCCATCTACACCGCCCGCGCGATGCTGGAGCCCGTGCTGATCGCCGGCATGGAACAGGGCGGCCAGCTCATGATCACCACCGACGTGGAGAACTACCCGGGCTATGCCGACCCGGTGCAGGGCCCGTGGATGATGGAGCAGATGCTCAAGCAGGCAGAGCATGTCGGCGCCGAGATCGTCAACGACCTCGTCACGAACGTCGACCTCGACGTGCGCCCCTTCCGCATCTCCACCGACAGCGGTACCGCATGGACCGCCGACGCGCTGATCATCGCCACCGGTGCAAAGGCCAAGTGGCTCGGCATCGACACCGAGCATAAGTTCATGGGCTTCGGCGTTTCGGCCTGCGCCACCTGCGACGGCTTCTTCTACCGGGGCAAGGATGTCATCGTTGTCGGCGGCGGCAATTCGGCCGTCGAGGAAGCGCTCTATCTTTCGAACCTCGCCAAGTCCGTGACGGTCGTGCACCGCCGCGATTCGTTCCGCGCCGAACGGATCCTCCAGGAGCGCCTGTTCGCCAAGGAGAACGTCAGGGTCGTCTGGGACCACGAGGTCGTCGAATATCTCGGCGCCGGGGCAAAGCCGCCGATGCCGGCCTCCGTCAACGGCGTGAAGCTGCGCAACGTGAAGACCGGCGAGACGCGCGACATGGAAACGGACGGCGTCTTCGTCGCGATCGGCCATGCGCCGGCAGTGGAGCTCTTCAAGGGCAAGCTGCGCCACAAGCCGAACGGCTACCTCTGGACGGCACCCGATTCCACCGCGACGGACGTGCCGGGCGTCTTTGCCGCAGGCGACGTCACGGACGACATCTACCGTCAGGCCGTAACGGCCGCCGGCATGGGCTGCATGGCGGCCCTCGAAACCGAAAAATACCTTGCAGGTCATATGCCTGTCGCAATTGCGGCCGAGTAGAAGCCGCCAACGAAGGGAGGCGGATTCGGGTCCGACCTGCCGAGTGGGAACAGTGGAAATCAGCGACCGGGCGGGAAGCGTGACGCTCCCCGCCTCACAGACATATGGGGGATAGAATGCCGCTCGATTGGGACAAGCTGCGGATTTTTCACGCCGCGGCCGAGGCCGGCTCGTTCACGCACGCCGCAGACAAGCTGCACCTTTCTCAATCGGCCATCAGCCGCCAGGTGAGCGCGCTGGAACAGGATGTCGGCATCAAGCTCTTCCACCGCCATGCCCGCGGCCTGATCCTTACCGAGCAGGGCGAAATCCTCTACCGCGCCGCGCACGACGTGCTGATGAAGCTCGAAAGCGTGCGCGTCCAGCTCACGGAAAACACCGAGAAGCCGAGCGGCAAGCTGCGCATCACCACCACGGTCGGCCTCGGCCAGGGCTGGCTGACGGACAAGGTGCAGGAATTCCTCGCGCTTTACCCGGACATGCAGGTGCAGCTCATCCTCGACAACGAGGAGCTGGACGTGAACATGCGCCATGCGGACTGCGCCATCCGCCTGCGCGAACCGCAGCAGTCGGACCTCATCCAGCGCCGGCTCTTCACCGTGCACATGCACATCTACGCCGCCCCCTCCTACATCAACCGCTACGGCGAGCCGCAGTCGATCGACGATCTCGACAATCACAAGATCATCACCTTCGGCGAGCCCGCGCCGAGCTACCTCCTGGACGTCAACTGGCTGGAGGTCGCCGGCCGCGATTCCGACAATCCCCGTCCCTCCGTCCTGCAGATCAACAGCCAGACCTCGATCAAGCGCGCCTGCCTGCTCGGCATCGGCATCGCGATGCTGCCGGATTATATTGTCGGCCGCGACCCGGGACTGATCCAGCTCCCCGTCAGCGCCGACATCCCCTCCTTCGATACCTATTTCTGCTACCCGAGCGAGATGAAGAACTCGGCCAAGCTCAAGGTTTTCAGGGATTTCATCGTCGCCAAGGCGCGCAACTGGAACTTCTGAACAGGGCCGATTTCCAAGGCCTGCGCCTCGTGCATGGCTGGCATGCACATTAAATGATTGATGTATGCCCAAAAAACCACCATATCGCGCCCAGCTGATGCATTTTGGTGGCTTTTTCCTCCCAGTGCCACCGCAGCAGCTGTTCCCCTCTGGAGGTTTTATTACCTTCAAAACTACAAAGGGCCCAAGTTGATCTTGCGGCCCTCTTTTTTTGCCTTCCGTTAACCAAGATGGAATTTTCAACATTCCTGCAAAACTTGGCACGCGCTTCTCTTGAAGAACAGCGCCCCCTCCCCCATATCTAGAACAGCCGACGCACTTGCGGTCTTCTCCTCCCAGTGCCGCGCGTTGGCTGTTCCCCTCTGGAGGTTTTGAACCTTCAACCTTGCAGGGCCCGGGCTTCGCTCGTGGCCCTTTTTTTTGCCTGCACCTCTTGCATCGACAAATGACGAACCCAATATCGATGAAGACCGATATATCCATCGCCGGATCACGATAGACAATGACCCCGCCCGACACCGACGAAATCCTCAAGGCCCTCGCCCATCCGAAGCGGCTGGAGATTCTCGCCTGGCTGAAGGAGCCGCGGCAGCATTTCGCCGGCCAGGAACATCCCCTGGATTTCGGCGTGTGCGCCGGCCAGATCGAAAAGCGCTGCGACCTCTCGCAATCCACCGTCTCCGCCCATCTTGCCACCCTCCAGCGCGCCGGCCTCGTGACGACGCGCAAGGTCGGCCAGTGGGTGTTCTTCAAACGCGACGAAGACAAGATCGCGGCCTTCCTCCACCACATCAATGGCGCCCTCTGAGCGCCCTCCTTTCCTAGCCAGAAGAAGGACTCTTCCATGCCCTCGCTCTTCGACCCCATCAAGATCGGCGATATCCAGCTCAAGAACCGCATCGTCATGGCGCCTCTGACGCGCAACCGCTCCCCGGGCGCCGTGCCGAACACCCTGAACGCCGCCTATTACGAGCAGCGCGCCAGCGCCGGCCTGCTGATCACCGAGGCCACGGCCATCACCCAGCAGGGCCAGGGCTATGCCGACGTGCCGGGCCTCTACACGCCGGAAGCGCTCGCCGGCTGGAAGCAGGTCACCGATTCCGTGCACAAGGCCGGCGGCAGGATCGTCGTGCAGATGTGGCATGTCGGCCGGATTTCGCACGATACGCTGCAGCCGGGCGGCGGCAAGCCGGTCGCCCCCTCCGCCATCCGGGCCAAGTCCAAGACCTATCTCATCAATGCCGACGGCACCGGCAGCTTCGCCGAGACATCCGAGCCCCGTGCCCTGGAAAAGCAGGAGCTTCCCGGCATCGTGGAAGACTATCGCCGCGCCGCCCGCGCCGCGGTGGACGCCGGTTTCGACGGCGTCGAGATCCATGCGGCCAACGGCTACCTGATCGACCAGTTCCTGCGCTCGGGCAGCAACCAGCGCACGGACGAATACGGCGGCTCCATCGAGAACCGCGCGCGTCTGCTCTTCGAGGTCGTCGATGCGATCACCTCGGAAATCGGCGCCGGGCGCACGGCAATCCGCATCTCGCCGGTCACGCCGGCCAACGATGCCTTCGATCCGAACCCGCAGCCCCTCTTCACCTATGTCGTGGAGGGCCTCGCCCGTTACGACCTTTCCTACATCCACATCATCGAGGGCGCGACGGGCGGAGCCCGTGATCACCAGCAGGGCGACGCCCCGTTCGACTATGCGGCGCTGCGCGCGGCATACAAGGCAGCCGGCGGCAAGGCGGCCTGGATGGTCAACAACGGCTATAACCGCGAGCTTGCCATCGACGCCGTGGAAGAAGGCAAGGCCGACCTCGTCGCCTTCGGCAAGCTCTTCATCGCCAACCCCGATCTCGTGGAGCGGCTGAAGAACGACACGGTGCTGAATCCGCTGGACAAGGACACCTTATACGGCGGCGGCGCCAGGGGCTATACCGACTACCCGGCCCTCGAAAACGTCGCCTGAACGGGCAGCGCTCCGAAGAGCCTTTCGCAATATGAAGACGGCGCCTGCGGTTTCCTCCACCGCGGGCGTTTTCTTTTTGCGCGGCTCGGCTACATCTACCGGAGGTGAATCTACCCCGGAGCCGCTCGCCCATGCTGTCCAGCCTGCTGAAGGAACGCTTCCTGTTCGTCGGCCTCGCCGCCGCCATCGTCGCCTATGCGAGCGAGCACAGCCTGCTGGCGATGGGTCGCCTGCCGGTGCTGGCGGCGGCCTTCGCCCTCGTCGTCGCCATCGTCCTCGTTTCCACCCGCATCGCCCATCATGCGGAAATCCTCGCCTCCAAGGTCGGCGATCCCTACGGCACGATGATCCTCACCCTGTCGGCCGTACTGGTGGAGGTGGTGATCCTCGCCATCATGATGCAGGGCGAGACATCGCCGACGCTGGTGCGCGACACGATCTATGCCGCAGTGATGCTCGACATCAACGGCATCCTCGGCCTTGCGGCGCTCCTCGGCGGCATCCGCCACGGCGAGCAGCCCTACAACGACGATTCCGGCAAGACCTACGGCGTGATGATCCTGACGGCCATGGGCATTTCCATGGTGGTGCCGGAATTCGTGCCGCGCGAAAGCTGGCATCTCTATTCCGCCTTCACCATCGGCGCGATGATCGCCCTCTATGCGCTGTTCCTGCGCATGCAGGTCGGCGCGCACAGCTATTTCTTCAGCTACGCCTATCCGCGCGCGGAACGGAAGGAGGGCATGGCGAGCAAGGCGCCGGACGAGAACGAGCCGGCGACGCTCTCGATCCTCGTCATCGTTATCGGCGTGGTGCTGATCGGCGCGCTTGCCGAAGTGATGTCGGTGCTGCTCGGCGCCGGGCTGAAAGGCTCCGGCGCGCCGCCGGCGTTGATGGCCGTGGTCGTCGCCGCGATCTCCGCTGCGCCGGAAATCCTGACGGCCTTGCGCGCCGCGCTCGCCAACCGCATGCAGTCCGTCGTCAACATCGCCATGGGCGCCTCGCTCTCGACGGTCATCCTCACGGTGCCCGTCATGGAGGCCATCGCCCTCTACACCGGCCAGCCCTTCGTCATGGCCATGTCGCCGACGCAGACCGTGATGGTCGCCATCACGCTGATCGCCGCCGCCATCAACCTCAACGACGGCGAGACGAACGCCATCGAGGGGATGACGCATTTCATCCTCTTCGCGACCTTCATCATGCTGACCTTGATCGGCCTTTAGCGGCGCATGCCGCCGACATGGTACTCGCCGGGACCGTTGCGCATGGAGCGGTACTTCTCGGGATTGTTGAAGAAATAATCCCAGACCGACATCATGGCCGGCCGCTCGCTGACCACGATCTTGCCGCCCGGCGCTTCCTCGCGCCGTTCGCCATAATTGTCGGCGGCAAACGCGGAGGTCGCGGCGGTGAGCGCGAGAAGGGCGACGAGTGAGAGGGACGTGGCTTTCATGAGGCTGCTCCGGTGTTTCCGTATCGCTTCATTATATCGGCAACGAAGGCGAAAATTTCACCAGTGGAAACAAAAAACCCGCCGTCTCCGGCGGGCTCAGCTGGTCGGCAAGCCTTGCTCCATCCACTGCCGTCATCCTCGGCCCTGTGCCGAGGATCTGCCAACGTATCGAAAGATGGAGACGTTGCAGATGCCCGGGACAGGCCCGAGCATGACGAAAGAGAGGTTTCCGCATCGTGTGTCAGCGGCCTGACCCGCCGTCTCCGGCGGGTTTCCCGTTCACGAAGCGAAATGGCTTACTTGCAGGCCGCGCAGAAGCGCTGGATGCGCTTGCAGGCTTCTTCCAGTTGCGCTTCCGAGGTCGCATAGGAGATGCGGAAGTTCGGGCCGAGGCCGAAGGCCGAGCCGTGCACGACGGCGACGCCTTCGGCTTCCAGCAGTTCCGAAACGAAGTCCTCGTCCGTCTCTATGACCTTGCCCGACGGCGCGGTCTTGCCGATCAGGCCCTTGCAGGACGGATAGACGTAGAAGGCGCCTTCCGGCGACGGGCACTCGATGCCGGTCGCCTGGTTGAGCATGGAGACGACGAGGTCGCGGCGGCCCTCGAAGATCTTCTTGTTTTCCGGGATGAAGGCCTGCGTGCCGTTCAGCGCCTCGACGGCCGCCCACTGGGCGATCGAGCAGGCGCCCGACGTCTGCTGGCCCTGGATCATGTCCATGGCCTTGATGAGGGCGAGCGGGCCGGCCGCATAGCCGATACGCCAGCCGGTCATCGCATAGGCCTTGGAAACGCCGTTCATCGTCAGCGTGCGGTCGTAGAGGCCGGGCTCGACCTCGACCGGGGTCGCGAACTTGAAGTCGCCATAGGTCAGGTGCTCGTACATGTCGTCGGTCAGCACCCAGACATGCGGATGGCGCATCAGCACGTCCGTCAGCGCCTTCAGCTCGTCGTGGCTGTAGGCCGCGCCCGAGGGGTTGGACGGCGAGTTGAAGATGAACCACTTGGTCTTCGGCGTGATCGCCTTTTCAAGGTCCTCCGCCTTGAGCTTGAACTTGTTTTCCTGCGTCGTGGCGACAAAGACCGGCGTGCCGCCGCACAGCGAGACCATTTCCGGGTAGGACACCCAGTAAGGCGTCGGGATAACGACTTCATCGCCCGGATTCATCGTCGCCATGAAGGCGTTGAAAAGAATCTGCTTTCCGCCCGTGCCGACGATCGTCTGCGCGGCGGTGTAGTCGAGATTGTTCTCGCGCTTGAACTTCCTGACGATGGCCTCGCGCAGTTCCGGAATGCCGGAAACCGGCGTGTACTTCGTCTCGCCGCGGTTGATCGCCTCGATGGCGGCCTGCTTGATGTTGTCTGGCGTGTCGAAGTCCGGCTCGCCCGCACCGAGCCCGATGACGTCGCGGCCCTTGGCTTTCAGCTCGCGCGCTTTCTGGGAAACGGCGATGGTGGCGGAAGGCTTCACACGGGAAAGGGCGTCGGCAAGAAAGGCCATGATGGAGATGTCCTCATCGGGTTCAAAGACGGCTTGGCGCCATGGACCCGGAGCGCCGGGCTCCATAGCGGTTAGGTCTATGTCGAATGTGGGCCGGTCTTGCAAGCGCGCAGGGGAAAAAAAGCGGGAAATGCGGGCCTCGGCGCAAAATTTCATGGGCGCCATCAGCAACGCGAATGCATCGCGCTCCTCTCGTGCAACCATCACACCCAAAGGTTGAAGAACAAAGAAATAACAGAAATTTTTACGCGAAGACTTAAGCCGGCGTTAACGGATCGGCTCTATCCTCTCTTCGACGTCGACATCGTTCCGGCGAGTGGTGCGCTGCATGAGCGAAAGAAGCATCTTCTCCAATCTCGTCCGCCAGCCGGATGGAGCGTTCAGCGCCGTCTACGGCGCCTTCCTGCTGCAATCGGCGCTCCAGCCGATCTTTCGCGAGCGCGAGGACGGCCGGCTGCAGATCGCCGCCTTCAAGGGGCTGATCCGCGCAAGCGTCGACGGTGACCCCGCCGCCCCGACGGACTTCTTCCACACCGTGCCGGAAGACGAGCGCGCCGCGGTCGACGGCCTTTGCCGGAGCCTCCACATCCTCAACACCGGCGCGCTCGGCCGGCAGGACATCGCGCTGCTCGTGAATTTCCAGAAAGGTCTCTACGACACCCCCCAGGCGATGCGCCAGGAGGTCGAGCGCCTGCGGCTCTGCACGCACGAAGCCGGCATGGCGCCCGAGGCTGTCGTCTGCGAGTTGCGCGAACACCCGCTCGACGATCCCGACGTCCTCGCGCAATTCGCCGGACGGCTTCGTGAAAGCGGATTTTCCATCGCCATAGACGAGTATACCGGCGAAGACCGCGACCTCGAACGCCTCGAGCGCCTGAAGCCGCAATACGTGACCTTCGATACGGCCTGGCTGCACGGCTTTGCGGAAAACTCCGCGGGCCTTGCGCTCCTGCGGGTGGTGCTCGGCCAGTTCGCGCAGAAGGGCATCCGCACCGTCGTCGCCGGCATCGAGGATCCCGGCATGATCGCCCGCTGCCGCGAGATGGGTGGCCCGCTGATGCAGGGCTACCTGCTTGCCCGTCCGGAACTGGCCCCGACCAGCTTCAACAGCACCTACCCCGAACGCGGCGCCGAGCCGTTGCAGGCGCCGCCGGAAAGCCCCGCGGCGGGCGTTAACGCGCCGGCCGAGGCACGCGCTTCGCGCCCTGTGCGCCACTTCGGCAGGCGGGGCGTCTAGACGGTGAAAAACGGCCATTCCGTCGACCGAACATGTTGAAAATCCGTCTTTTTTACCATGCCATATTTTTGCCGCAATAAATGTCGGCCCTTGCCGCAATTCGGTCCTTGTGGCGCCGATTTCGGCAGGCCTTTTCAGTCCCGCAAGAGGAAAAAAGCCAAGACAGGGGATGACGATGTTTCTGGACGAAGACAAGACCGCCGGCACGCCGAAGGCCCGCGAATCGCGCGCCATGTTCCTGATCGCCATGACGGCGCTCGCCGCCTGCGTGGTCATGGTCGTCAGCCTGATCTCGCCGCCGGCCGTCGCCATCGACACGATCAAGACCTCCGGCATCCCGGCCGCGGCCTCGCAGCTCGCCCCCACGCAAAAGTGACACCGTCCCCCGCATCGTCCCCGGAACGCCCCTTGAAAGCCGGTCGCCGGTGGTCCAGTTAACGGGCAAAGGGGAGACGACGATGCGGCGGGAAAAAAGCGATTTGAAGGGCCTTGTGAAAGGCGCGGCGATAGCGATCCTCCTGGCCTTCGCGCTGTCTCCCGCCCCCTCGGCCGCACAGACCCGCGAGTTCCCCAGCAAGAAGGCCCCCCTGGCCGTCGAGACGCTGGTGACCGGCCTGAAACAGCCATGGTCCGTCGAAGTGCTGCCCGATGGCGGCTACCTGGTTTCCGAAAAGGGCGGCACGCTCCGCCTCGTGCGCAACGGCCGGATCTCCGCGCCGATCACCGGCGTGCCGGAAGTGGCGACGAACGGCCAGGGCGGCCTGCTCGACATCGCGCTCGCACCCGACTTCGCCACCAGCCGCCGCCTCTATCTTACCTATAGCGCCCGCGGCGACGGCGGCGCCGGCACGGCCGTCGCCCGGGCACGGCTGTCGGACGACGGCACAACGCTCGAGGAGACCGCCCGCATCTTCCTGATGAACCGCCTGTCCACGCGCGGCGAGCATTTCGGCTCGCGCATCGCAATCGCAAAGGACGGCAGCCTGTTCTTCGGCATCGGCGACCGCGGCGAGGGCGAGCGCGCGCAGGATCCGCGCGACCATGCCGGCGCCATCCTGCATATCAACCCGGACGGCAGCCCCCATGCCGCCAACCCCTTCCTCGGCACATCCGAGGGCCTTGCGGAAATCTGGTCGAAGGGCCACCGCAACCCGCAGGGGCTGACCATCGACCCGAAGGACGGCACGCTGCTTTCGGCCGAGCACGGCGCGCGCGGCGGCGACGAGATCAACAACCCGCAACCCGGCCGCAACTACGGCTGGCCGCTCGTCTCCTACGGGCGGCACTATTCCGGCGCGGAGTTCGACCTCGGCTCGTCCGCCGCCGGCTACGAGGCGCCGCTTTATTACTGGGATCCGTCCATCGCGCCGGGCGCCATCGCCGTCTACCGCGGCGCCATGTTCCCCGAATGGGACGGCAACCTGATCGTCGCCGCGCTGAAATACCGGCTCGTCGCCCGCCTGGAACGCGACGAAGGCGGCGGCATCCTTTCCGAGGAACGCCTGTTCGGCGGAGAGTTCGGCCGTATCCGCGACGTGGTCGTGGCGCCGGACGGCGCCCTGCTTCTTCTGACGGACGGCGCGGATGGCGCCCTCCTGCGCGTCTCCCGGTCCACGACGACGAACTGACCTCCTCCCTTGCCTTGCCATCGCGCACCTGCTAGCAGGGCGCAAGGCGCATCCGCGCCGCTTTCCTCCCATCAGGGCTTGAGACATGACGCGCGTTCAGGCGAACCTTCTCCTGTTGCTGGCCGGCGCCATCTGGGGCGCGGGCTTCATCGCCCAGTCCACGGCGATGAAATCGCTCGGCCCCGTCTGGTTCATCGGCCTGCGCTTTGCCGTCGCCACGCTCGTCGCCCTCCCCTTCGCGCTGTGGGAGAAGGCGCGCGCGACGAGCCCGTTGCGGCGGAGCGATCTTGCCGGCTTCGTGCTGACCGGCATCGCGCTCTTCGCCGCCGCCGCCTTCCAGCAGGTCGGCCTCCTCACCACGACCGTCACCAATTCCGGCTTCCTCACCGGCCTCTACGTCGTCTTCACGCCGATCCTGACCGTGCTGGTGCTGCGCCGCCGGCCGCACTGGATCGTCTGGCCCGCCGCCTTCACGGCCTCCTTCGGCATTTTCCTCCTGTCCGGCGGCACGCTCGCCGCGCTGACGCTCGGCGACATGCTGACGATCTTCTGCGCCGTGCTCTGGTCCGTCCAGATGATCTGCGTCGGCGTCTTCTCCGGCCGCTCCGGCCGGCCGCTGGCTCTCTCGCTCGTGCAATTCTTCGTCTGCGCCGTCGTCGGCTGCGGCGCCGGCCTGCTGTTCGAGCCCGTCAGCCTTGCCGCAATCAGCGGCGCGCTGCCGGAAATCCTCTATGCCGGCCTCTTTTCGAGCGGCGTCGCCTTCATCTTCCAGAACGTCGCCCAGCGCTACACGACCGCGCCGCAGGCCGCCATCTTCCTGTCGAGCGAAGCGCTGTTCGCCGCGCTTTTCGGCGTGCTGCTGCTCGGCGAGACGATCAGTCCCCCCGGCTATGCGGGCTGCGCCATCATCTTCCTCGCCATGCTGGCGGTGGAACTCGTGCCCGAACTCCTGCGCCCGCGGCGCGCGGTCACGCCCGTGGAAGCATGAAACGGACGTTGCACCGCGTTCTTCTTCGGCTCTGCAATATAGGTTGTACAGGAACGCCCGGGAGCCCGTAGAAGCTGGGGCTTTTTTCGGCAATCGCCCGGAATTTGACCAAAGTGAGGCGCCTCCAACGCGCATCAAAACTTTTGCTTGCCAATTTCACGCAAACACATCACTCTTGCTCCGTTCGGGCAATTTGCGAACACGGGAAGACCTTGAATAAAAGCGCGCCGGAGACGCGAAACAATTCCGGGCAGCCAACATCTGGATGGTCCTCGTGACCTTGTGGTTGGCTGGCTGCGGTGAAAACAGGACCCTTTCCTCAACCTCGAGAACTGCCTGCCTAACGCCCCTCGGGGCAAAACTGATATGCTGCCCGCCGCCAAATATACGGGCAGAGAGCAAAGGACCTGACGCATGGCCGAAACTGGCATCGTAAAATTCTTCAACACCGAGAAGGGCTTTGGCTTCATCAAGCCCGACAACGGTGGTGCGGATATCTTCGTACATATTTCCGCTGTGCAGGCTTCCGGCCTGAACGGCCTTTCCGAAAACCAGAAGGTAAGCTTCGACACGGAACCCGATCGCCGCGGCAAAGGCCCGAAGGCGGTCAACCTGCAGATCGCCGGCTGATCCGGCACTTTCAGGATTTTCAAGTTGGAGCCCGGCAGCAATGCCGGGTTTTTTCGTTCAGCCTCCGTTCAGCCGCAGTCTTCTAGTTTGCTGACGTCATCGACCGGCAGAAGCCGGCGTTCAAAGGAACGACGTCATGAACAAAGTCATCAAAGCTCTCGTGCTTTCCGCCGCTGTCGCCGCCACGACGCTCACCGCGACCGCTGGCATCGCCCAGGCGCGCGACCGCGACGGCTATTGGGGTCCCCGCCCCTATCCCCGTCATCATCATCGCAACAACGACGCCCTCGTCGGCGGTGCGATCGGCCTTGCCACCGGCATGATCATCGGCGGCGCGATCGCCTCCCAGCCGCGCTACGAGGAACGCCGCGTCTATGTCGAGCCGGATTACTATCCGGAACCCGAGCGCCGCGTGATCTACCGCCCGGCCCCGAGCTACGAGCCCTGGACGCAGTCCTGGTATCGCTACTGCTCGCAGCGCTACCGCTCGTTCGACCCGAACAGCGGCACCTTCGTCGGCTACGACGGCCGCGAGCATTTCTGCACGGCCGGCTGAGTTCGGCGGTGCAGACAGAAAAAGGCGGGCGCCGCGCGGCGCCCGCCTTTTCGTTTTCGCAGGAAACCTGCAAGGACGCGCGACGGCGTTCAGAGCCCGCGCAGGAACGGATTGGTCCGGCGCTCCTCGCCGATCTTGCCGCCCAGCCCGTGGCCGCAGAGGAAACCCACCTCGTCGCCCAGCGGAAACACCTTGTCGCGGATCGATTCCAGAAGCTGCTGGTGGTTGCCGCCCGGCAGGTCGGTGCGCCCGATCGAGCCCTGGAAGAGCACGTCGCCGAGATGGGCGAAGCCCTGGCCGCGGTTGAAGTAGATCACATGCCCCGGCGCATGGCCGGGCGTGTGGTAGACCTCGAATTCATGATCGCCGAAGGACACGGTGTCGCCATCCTCCAGCCAGCGGTCCGGCACGACATTGCTCACTTTCATCGGCACGCCGAACATCGAGGCCTGCGCCTCAAGGCGCTGCAGCAGGGAGAGATCGTCCTTGTGCGGGCCGATGATGTCGATACCGAGCGCCTCCTTCAGTTCCTTCGCGCCGCCGGCATGGTCGATATGGCCGTGCGTCAGCCAGATTGCCTTCAGGCCGATGCCGTTGTCCTTCACCGTCTGGAGGATCACATCGACATCGCCGCCGGGATCGACGACCACGCCCTCCTTCGTTTCCGTGTCGAAGAGGATGGTGCAGTTTTGCTGGAAGGGGGTGACGGGAATGATGCCCGCCTGAAGCATGCCCATGGTATCCTCGCTCGTTTGCTCACGTCGCTCCCCTATAGCCGCAAGCACGCGGGAAGACCAAGCGCCAACTAGCGAAGGCTCGCGATCTCCTGCGCGGCGTCGGTGGCGAGCGTCGGTGAGACGGTGGAGAAGAGAAGCACCGCGACCGCGACGTTGAAGGCGGCATAGAGATAGACGACCGGGCGGAGGCGGGCGGCGACCGGGTTCTGCGGCTTGGAGGCGTTGGCTTGCATGTCCTGTTCCTGATGGTATCGGCCGCTGTGGTAGCCGTCATGTTCCGTTGTCGATTGCCCCTATAACGGCGCGGGAATCCGGCCAGTTCCAACGAAAAGGAAGAGGAGCGCGCGCTGTTGCCCTCCGGCAACAGCCTCAAAGCGGCAGGGCCGTGGTTTCCTTCAGCGTGTCGAGCACGATGGCCGTCTTGACGTGCGAGACGGATTCGTGCGGCAGCAGCACGTCGTTGACGAAGGCCGAAAGCGCCTTCAGGTTCGGCACGACGACCTTGATGATGTAGTCCATCTCCCCCGTCAGCGAATAGGCCTCCAGCACTTCCGGCAGGTTGGAGATCAGCCGCGCGAAGCGCACCGCATTGT
It encodes the following:
- a CDS encoding MBL fold metallo-hydrolase encodes the protein MLQAGIIPVTPFQQNCTILFDTETKEGVVVDPGGDVDVILQTVKDNGIGLKAIWLTHGHIDHAGGAKELKEALGIDIIGPHKDDLSLLQRLEAQASMFGVPMKVSNVVPDRWLEDGDTVSFGDHEFEVYHTPGHAPGHVIYFNRGQGFAHLGDVLFQGSIGRTDLPGGNHQQLLESIRDKVFPLGDEVGFLCGHGLGGKIGEERRTNPFLRGL
- a CDS encoding DMT family transporter, with translation MTRVQANLLLLLAGAIWGAGFIAQSTAMKSLGPVWFIGLRFAVATLVALPFALWEKARATSPLRRSDLAGFVLTGIALFAAAAFQQVGLLTTTVTNSGFLTGLYVVFTPILTVLVLRRRPHWIVWPAAFTASFGIFLLSGGTLAALTLGDMLTIFCAVLWSVQMICVGVFSGRSGRPLALSLVQFFVCAVVGCGAGLLFEPVSLAAISGALPEILYAGLFSSGVAFIFQNVAQRYTTAPQAAIFLSSEALFAALFGVLLLGETISPPGYAGCAIIFLAMLAVELVPELLRPRRAVTPVEA
- a CDS encoding cold-shock protein; this encodes MAETGIVKFFNTEKGFGFIKPDNGGADIFVHISAVQASGLNGLSENQKVSFDTEPDRRGKGPKAVNLQIAG
- a CDS encoding BA14K family protein, with protein sequence MNKVIKALVLSAAVAATTLTATAGIAQARDRDGYWGPRPYPRHHHRNNDALVGGAIGLATGMIIGGAIASQPRYEERRVYVEPDYYPEPERRVIYRPAPSYEPWTQSWYRYCSQRYRSFDPNSGTFVGYDGREHFCTAG
- a CDS encoding PQQ-dependent sugar dehydrogenase — encoded protein: MRREKSDLKGLVKGAAIAILLAFALSPAPSAAQTREFPSKKAPLAVETLVTGLKQPWSVEVLPDGGYLVSEKGGTLRLVRNGRISAPITGVPEVATNGQGGLLDIALAPDFATSRRLYLTYSARGDGGAGTAVARARLSDDGTTLEETARIFLMNRLSTRGEHFGSRIAIAKDGSLFFGIGDRGEGERAQDPRDHAGAILHINPDGSPHAANPFLGTSEGLAEIWSKGHRNPQGLTIDPKDGTLLSAEHGARGGDEINNPQPGRNYGWPLVSYGRHYSGAEFDLGSSAAGYEAPLYYWDPSIAPGAIAVYRGAMFPEWDGNLIVAALKYRLVARLERDEGGGILSEERLFGGEFGRIRDVVVAPDGALLLLTDGADGALLRVSRSTTTN